In Nocardioides bizhenqiangii, the DNA window AGGCGCACCAGGAGGGCTCGCCGGATCGGGTCGGCCAGGGCGGCGAACGCATCCATGCACTATTGGTAACTTATTAGTTACCAATATGTCAAGCGGATCCGGGTAGTTTCGAGGGGTGAGCGATACCGGCACCGGCCCAGCAGACTTCCGCGTCGAGCACGACTCCATGGGCGAGGTCCGCGTGCCCGCGTCGGCGTTGTGGAAGGCGCAGACCCAGCGAGCGGTCGAGAACTTCCCGATCAGCGGCACTCCGATCGAGCCCGCCCTGATCCACGCGCTCGGCGAGGTCAAGGCCGCCGCCGCGCTCGCGAACGGCCGGCTCGACGTGCTGCCCTCCGAGACGGCAGACGCGATCGTCGCCGCCGCGCGCGAGGTCGCGGACGGGCGCCACGACGACCAGTTCCCGATCGACGTCTTCCAGACCGGGTCGGGCACCAGCTCGAACATGAACGCCAACGAGGTGATCGCCTCCCTGTGCACCGCGAGCGGCGTGGACGTCCACCCCAACGACCACGTCAACGCCAGCCAGTCGAGCAACGACACCTTCCCCACCGCCATCCACGTCGCGGCCGCGGTCGCGGTCGCGAGCGACCTGCAACCCGCCCTCGCCGTGCTCGCCACGTCGCTCGAGGCGAAGGCGATCGAGTTCGCCACCGCCGTGAAGTCGGGGCGCACCCACCTGATGGATGCCACCCCGGTCATGCTGGGCCAGGAGTTCGGCGGCTACGCCGCGACGATCCGGTACGGCGTCGAGCGGCTCGACGCCGTACTCCCCCGGGTGCGGGAGCTGCCCCTTGGCGGCACCGCCGTCGGCACCGGCATCAACACGCCCGCCGGTTTCGCCGCCGCGGCGATCGAGGCGCTCGCGGATGCCACCGGGCAGCCGTTCACCGAGGCCCGCAACCACTTCGAGGCCCAGGGCACCCGCGACGCCCTCGTCGAGCTCAGCGGGGTGCTGCGCACGATCGCGGTCGGCCTGACGAAGATCTGCAACGACCTGCGCTGGATGGGGTCGGGGCCCACCACAGGGCTCGCCGAGATCCACCTGCCCGACCTGCAGCCGGGGTCGTCGATCATGCCGGGCAAGGTCAACCCGGTGCTGCCCGAGGCCACGCTGATGGTGTGCATGCAGGTGATCGGCAACGACGCGGCCGTGACCGTCGCCGGCGCCAGCGGCAGCTTCGAGCTCAACGTCGCGATGCCGGTGATCGCGCGCAACGTGCTGGAGTCGATCCGGTTGCTGTCGACGTCGTCGCGCACCCTCGCGGCCCGCTGCATCGACGGCCTGACCGCCGACACCGAGCGGATGCGCCGCTACGCCGAGTCCTCGCCGTCGGTAGTGACCCCGCTCAACCGCTACGTCGGCTACGAAGCTGCCGCCAAGATTGCCAAGCAGGCCCTCGCCGACGGCGCGACCATCCGGGAGACGGTGCTGGCGCTGGGGTACGTCGACCGCGGCGAGCTCACGCTCGAACAGCTCGACGCCGCTCTCGACGTCGACGACATGACCCACCCCTGACGGCTCAGGCCAGCAGGGCGCCCTCCAGCTGCCGGTCGATCTCCGCGCCGAGCTCCTGCCGGAGCTCGTCGTGCTCCGGGCCGAGCGGTTGAGCAGCGGGATCGGTCATCAGCCTGGTCCAGTGGTGGAGCGCCTGCGGCCAGCCCACGATCTCCGGCGGCTCCCACTCGTAGCGGGGCGTGACGTGCGCGTGGAGGAAGGCGTCGGTGTTGCCCTGGATCTCGAGGTTGATCCGCCGGAACCGCGGATCGCGACGCGCGCACACCTCGGCCACCGCCCGGCCGAGGATCGCCATGTCCTCGAGGAAGACCAGCTGTCGGGCCGGCGGCAGGTCGGTCAGCTGGTCGGTCCCGGGAGTGTCGGTGATGAGCACGCAGTAGCCCGGCAGGTGCTGCACGTCGCCGATGACCGCGAACCCGGCTCGGAGCCGGCGGAGCACGGTGGGATTGGTGCCCGCCAGCGCCGAGCCGACGCGGTCGGCGCGGAAGTCGGAGACTTCGGTCACGAAAGGCGGGAGGACTTGCCACGGCCGGTGACAGCCGCCGCCAGCATCACCGCGACCGCGGCGACGACGACCTGCCACAGGTGACGCATCCAGTCGATGCCGTTGGTGGCGTTGTCCGGCTCCGCCTTGTGACCGTCGAATCGAGGGTTGTTGCTGCCGAAGAGGGCCCAGTAGAGATAGCTGCCGACGAGCATGCCGACAATGCCGCAGACGACCGTGAGCCAGAACGGGATCTTGTCGCGATCGCCGGGCGCGACCATCTTGCCGAGGATCCCGATGATCGCTCCGCCGACGAGGGTGACGATGACAAACCAGATGACGTCCATCGAAACTCCTTAGAGCGTGGATGTGCCCCGTTGCCCACCCGCGATGCACAGCATCATGCCCCACCCGTCGCGCAACCAGCGTCAGGCGGCGCACTGGCGTCAGCTGCGGTGCGGCAGCGCGGCGGAGCGAAGCGACGATGCGCCGGCACCTGGCGACCACCGCAAAGGCCAACGCGGAAACGGCGCGCGAGGACGCGGAGAGAGCGAGGAACGAGCGACCGGAGCGTCGAGCGCGGCACTTTCCGCGTGCCGACCGGAAGCCGCCCAGCATCCTCAGCCCGTGACCGCGTCAACTGCGGTGCGGCAGCGCGGCGGAGCGAAGCGACGACGCGCTCGCACCATCCAACTCAGTACCAGCCGACGGACTCGGAGTGGCCCCAGGCGGAGCAGGGGCTGCCGTAGCGGTCGCGGATGTAGCCGAGACCCCACGTGATCTGGGTGACCGGGTTGGTCGCCCAGTCGCTGCCGGCGGATGCCATCTTCTCGCCGGGCAGGGACTGCGGGATGCCGTAGGCCGACGACGTCGGGTTGTCGGCGTAGACGTTCCAGTTGGACTCACGGGTCCACAGCGAGTCGAGGCAGCCGAACTGGTCCTGGCTGAAGCCGAAGTCGCCCATCAGCGCCCGGGCGATGTCGCGCGGATCGGAGTCGGAGAGCTGCTCGGACTCGGTGACCGCGGCGGCCTCGGTCGGCGACATCGCGGCCTGCTTGGCCGGGTCGGCAGATCCGCGGCGGTCGTTGCGGGAGACGACCGGGAGCCGCGCGCCGGTGTCCGCCGCGTCGACGTCCGCCTTCAGGTCGCCCACGGCGCTGTCGATGTCCGCTGTGGCACCCGGCACCTGCGCTCCACCCTTGCCGAGCATTCCGCCGCCGATGGTGATGCCGGTGACGGCGAGCGCCACTCCGGAGAGGATCACGGTGTTGCGGGCGGCCCGCTTGGGTGCTTCCTTCAGGTGAGCGTGTCGGGGGTTGCCGCGGTGCTTGGGGGCAGGCTTCGCGTGGTTCGACAAGAGGCGCAATCCGTGGTTGACGACAAGAAGAGTTGCCCCCGAGAGAGATCAGGTCAATAGACCTGACCGATGGCAACCCCCGACACCCTGCCTGACTTCACTCGCGGTCGCAAACCGAACCGCCCGAGGCCGTCGGCGGGCGCGGACTCATTGGTCACTCCTGTCACATCAGCTTCACCAGTCGCTGCGCCGGCTGCGGACGTCATGCGCCCGGCACCTCCGGCGGCGCCAGTCGTATGACGTCCGCAGGAGCCCATCGGCGTCCACAGCCGACGGACGGGCGGGCAGTCGTCCACAGGGCATCGCGGTCGGCGAGCGGTACGGCGCGGGCGGCGCGCAGACTCTCCCGGTGCCCACGACCGGACCGTCGCGACTGTTCGCCGACCCGCGCTGGACGTCTGTCTTCGCGCGCGCCGCGGAGCAGGGCGGCGTGATGGCACGGGCGCAGCTGATCGCTGCCGGAGTTGCCAGGTGGGAGATCACCAGCCACCTTCGTGCCCGACGATGGCGCCTCCACGACAAGCGACGGCTGCTCCTGCACGCCGTCGTCAACGACCTCCTGGACGGTGCCCGGTCCCTCGGCGAGATCGACGTGGGCCGCGAGCTGGCCCGACGCGGGCTACCACCCCCGACGCGGCAGGTGCTCCGCAAGGACCGTCGTGGTCGCTACTACCTCGACCTCTACTGGCCGGACCTCGGCGTCGTCGTCGAGATCGACGGCATCCACCACGCGTGGGCCGAGAACATCGTCGGCGACGCACTCCGGCAGAACGCGCTCGTACTCGAGAGCGATGTCGTCCTCCGACTGCCGCTCCTCGGCCTACGTCTCCAACCCGACGAGTTCTTCCAGCAGATCGCAGACGCACTCGCGCGTGGACGTCGCCGGGCGGCGTGATCTGCCACGCCGACGACCGCGGGACGTCATACGCCCGGCACCTTCAGAGGCGCGAGACGTATGACGTCCGCGGCAACCACCGACTCAGACGACGACGTTCTCCAGCATCTCGGTGACCAGGGCCGCGATCGGCGAGCGCTCGGACCGGGTCAGGGTGACGTGGGCGAAGAGCGGGTGCCCCTTGAGCTTGTCGACCACCGCCACCACGCCGTCGTGCCGACCGACCCGGAGGTTGTCGCGCTGCGCGACGTCGTGGGTGAGCACGACCTTGGAGTTGGCGCCGATCCGCGAGAGCACGGTCAGGAGCACGTTGCGCTCGAGCGACTGGGCCTC includes these proteins:
- a CDS encoding class II fumarate hydratase — protein: MSDTGTGPADFRVEHDSMGEVRVPASALWKAQTQRAVENFPISGTPIEPALIHALGEVKAAAALANGRLDVLPSETADAIVAAAREVADGRHDDQFPIDVFQTGSGTSSNMNANEVIASLCTASGVDVHPNDHVNASQSSNDTFPTAIHVAAAVAVASDLQPALAVLATSLEAKAIEFATAVKSGRTHLMDATPVMLGQEFGGYAATIRYGVERLDAVLPRVRELPLGGTAVGTGINTPAGFAAAAIEALADATGQPFTEARNHFEAQGTRDALVELSGVLRTIAVGLTKICNDLRWMGSGPTTGLAEIHLPDLQPGSSIMPGKVNPVLPEATLMVCMQVIGNDAAVTVAGASGSFELNVAMPVIARNVLESIRLLSTSSRTLAARCIDGLTADTERMRRYAESSPSVVTPLNRYVGYEAAAKIAKQALADGATIRETVLALGYVDRGELTLEQLDAALDVDDMTHP
- a CDS encoding diadenosine tetraphosphate hydrolase, which produces MTEVSDFRADRVGSALAGTNPTVLRRLRAGFAVIGDVQHLPGYCVLITDTPGTDQLTDLPPARQLVFLEDMAILGRAVAEVCARRDPRFRRINLEIQGNTDAFLHAHVTPRYEWEPPEIVGWPQALHHWTRLMTDPAAQPLGPEHDELRQELGAEIDRQLEGALLA
- a CDS encoding GlsB/YeaQ/YmgE family stress response membrane protein, with protein sequence MDVIWFVIVTLVGGAIIGILGKMVAPGDRDKIPFWLTVVCGIVGMLVGSYLYWALFGSNNPRFDGHKAEPDNATNGIDWMRHLWQVVVAAVAVMLAAAVTGRGKSSRLS
- a CDS encoding aggregation-promoting factor C-terminal-like domain-containing protein → MSNHAKPAPKHRGNPRHAHLKEAPKRAARNTVILSGVALAVTGITIGGGMLGKGGAQVPGATADIDSAVGDLKADVDAADTGARLPVVSRNDRRGSADPAKQAAMSPTEAAAVTESEQLSDSDPRDIARALMGDFGFSQDQFGCLDSLWTRESNWNVYADNPTSSAYGIPQSLPGEKMASAGSDWATNPVTQITWGLGYIRDRYGSPCSAWGHSESVGWY